In Opitutaceae bacterium, the sequence CTTCACCTCCTGGCGAACCCCAGCCTGCAGCCGCTCCACCAGCGCACCCACATCGCGCGCCGTGGGCTTGATCGCCACGGTAAAGCGCCGCTGGCTGTTCTCCCTGAAAATGACGTTGGGGCCCTTCGCCTCGCGCACATCGGCCACCAGGGCCAGCGGAAGCCTGCGGCCCGACTGCGTTTCCACCGGCAGCTCGGAGATCCTCTCCGGTGTGTCGCGCCATTCCGCGGGCAGACGAAGCACGAGCGACAGCGATCGCTGGCCTTCGCGAAGCTCCGCAATCTCCCTGCCGCCCACCAGCGCACCCACTTGCTCGTTGATCGCGCCGGGTGTCACGCCGTAACTCACCGAACGAATGCGGTCCGGCTCTATGCGCAGTTGCGGGATGGTCGACTGCTGGTCCAGTTTCGCATCCTCAAATCCCGGAATCTTCGCCGCAACAGACTGGATCTCCGTTCCAATGCGGCGCAGTTCGTCCAGATTTGGACCAAAGATCTTTATCGCAACAGGCGCCGAGACCCCGCTCAGCATGTGGCCGATGCGGTCGGCCAGGGGACCGCCAATCACTGAAAACACCCCGGGAACCGAGTGCAGCCTCGCGCGAAGATCATCTAGGATCTGCTTTCGAGAACGCACTCCCACGGCGCTTCCCTCTTCAGTCCGGAAATCCACATCAAACTCCACTGTGGACACCGGCACAACGTGGTCCCCCCGCTCCGCGCGCCCGAGACGCCGACCAACCTTTCTGACTTCCGGCACGGCCAGGATCTGCTGCTCGAGCACGTCGGAAATCCTGTTCATCTCCGGCAGCGAGGTTCCCGGCGCGGACGTCACCGCAATCAATGCGGTCTCCTCGCGAAACGCGGGCAGGAAATCCTTGCCCATCCTCGGATAGAGCATGAGCGCCGCGGCAACGCCGATCGCCACGATCGCAAGCACGGGAACGGGAAGATCCAGCGCAAGCCGGAGAAAGGTGGCGCGAAGCACGCGCTTCATTCCACGAACCAGCGCACCGTCCGGATGCTTCCGTCCCGCCTTCGGGCGCAGCAGCAGCGAACAGAGCACCGGTATCACGGTCAGCGAGACGACGAATGACGCGACCATGCTGATGATGGTTGCGATCGCTATTGGCGCAAACAGCCGTCCCTCCACACCGCTCAACCCGAGCAGCGGCAAAAAGACCAGGATCACCAGAACCGTCGCATAAAGGATCGAGTTTCTCACCTCGGTGGAGGCCGATCCGATCACTTCCAGCCTTGGCCGCGGTTCCACTGTGGCGGCGTTTTCGCGCAATCGGCGAAAGACGTTTTCCACGTTCACGATCGCATCATCCACAACCATGCCGATCGCAACCGCGAGCCCGCCGAGCGTCATCGAATTGACGGTGAGTCCCATCCATTGAAACGTCAGCAGCGTGATCGCAAAGCTCATGGGTATGGCCATGAGCGAAATGAACGTCGTGCGGAAATTGAGGAGGAAGACAAACAGGACGACCGTCACCATGATCGCACCGTCACGAATCGCCTCCTTCAGGTTGCCGATCGCATGGTCGATGAAGTCCTTCTGCTGAAACAGCAGCACGGTTTCCACCCCGGCGGGAAGACCCGGCTTCAGCTCGGCAAGCGCGTTCCGGATCTCCCCCGTGAGCCCCCGGGTGTCGAACCCCGGTGACTTCGTGATCGACATGATCACGCCATGCGTCGGGGTTTTCTCCGGGGCGACGCTGACCGACGCATCCCCTCTCATTGGCTCAATGCCCCACTCCACACCGGCCACGTCTCCGATGGTGACGTTGCGCCCATTGGACTGCTTGATCACGGTGCGCGCGATCGCCGACGGGTCGGTTGTCATCGCGAGATTGCGGACCATGATCTCCGTTGGACCGCTGTCGATGAATCCGCCGGTTGTCGTGCTGGCGGATTCCCGGATCGCCTGCTCGAGCTCCGCGAGGCTGACGCCATGGGCCTGCAGGCGATAGGGATCAGGCTGGACCTCGATGCGCCGGATGCCTCCGCCCATGTTGAGGATCTCGGCGATGCCGGGCACGCTTTGCAGGCGGCGCTTGATCGTCCAGTCAGCGATGCTGCGAACCTCCGCTGGAGACAGGTATCCCGGCTCGCCCTCCTTGATGGTCGAACGCACGCCCACGAGGAGAATCTCCCCCATGAGCGACGCCACAGGCGTCATGAAGGGCTCCACACCCTCCGGCAGGGATTCCCTCGCCGACTGCAGGCGCTCCTGCACGAGCACACGCGCCTTGTAGACATCCGTATCCCAGCCGAACTCGGCGTAGACGAGCGAGAGCGCAACGTCCGAGTTCGAGCGCAGCCGCGTCAGGCCCGCAACGCCCAGGAGCGCGCTTTCAAGGGGCTGGGTGACACGAACCTCGACCTCCTCAGGTGCGAGTCCCGGAGCCTCGGTCAGTATGACAACCGTCGGTTTTGTGAGGTCCGGCAGAACCTCGACGGGCAGCTTCAACCCCGATCGCACCCCGAGCGCGAGCAGGATGACCGAGACGCCAAGTATGATCGCCCGGTTTGAGAGCGACCATAGAATCATTCGGTTAAGCATGACCGGTCATTCTCCTTTCGGCTTTCCGGCGGCGGCTTCATCCGCCGAGGCCGAAGCGGTCCTTCTGCGAATCGAAACAGCCAGGAGAAGGACGAACAGGGCGCCACTGACGATCATCCAGAAGGGACTGTGCGCCTCCTCGTGGTCGTGATCCGCATGAGCCGCGGGCTGGCCGCCGGCATTCGTTTTCTGCTGCCCGGCGGATATCTCGGAGCCATCCTCATTGTGCGCGTGGCCATGGGCTGCATCGAGCGCGGCCTTCAAGGAGACCGTGCCGCCGCCTACAAACGCCAGCGAATAGGCGCCCTGGGTGACAACCTCGTCCGTGGGCAGCAGGCCGTTCACGATTTCGACAAAGCGGTCATTCTCCTTTCCCACTATCACGGGTGTCTTGATGAAGGCGTTCTTCAGATCGAAGTCCTTCACGTAGACATACCGCGATGCCGGCTCACCCTGAAGCGCGCTTCGGGGAACCGTGACGACTCCCGAACGGCGGCTCAGCACGATGGAAAACTCAACGCGCATTCCGGGTCGAATGGCCCCCTGTGGATTCGGCAGGACAAAAAACGCGTCAATCGTGCCTCCCGTCTCATCCGCCGAGGTCCCGAACCGCAGGAGCCGCCCGGTGATGTTTCCTTCAGCGATCGCGGGAATCCGGATGTGCGCCGTAGCGCCCGGTTGGATACGCCCCGCCAGATGCTCGGGAACACGGGCGACGGCAAAGACCTCCGCCAGATCACAGACCTCCGCGAGCGGCCGGTCGGGTTCAACCGGATCGCCCACCCTCACATTCAACTCAGTGACCATCCCCTTTATCGGCGAGGTCAGGGAAATGACCGGTGGCGGATTCCCCGGCTGCCGACTCTCCACGCGCAGAATCTGAGCCCCAGAATCAATGGAATCCCCCGGCAATGCCGCGATCGCCGTCACACGTCCGGGGATCCTGCTTGCAACCGCGGCGATCCGCCCCGGCATCGCGTCGATCCGTCCGAGCGCAAAGGCGGTCTCCTCAAAATCCCCTGGTTCAATCGAGACCGTTTCGATCCGGAGATTCCGGATCGCCGTCTCATCCAGGATGATCTTGTCCGCCTTCCCGCCAGCGGTCTCGGCCTGCGCCAGGTTCACCGCAGCGGCCATTGAAATGAGAATGGAAAGGATTCGTGTCTTCATTGTGCTGAAATCAGTTCTATCACGCCGGGAAAGCGGGTGGCGGTCAGGCCCTCGATCCGCGCGAGTGCGATGACGTAGGAGGCCTCGGCCTCCAGCAGTTCGCGCTGCACGGTCAGCAGCGTCCGCTGCGCATCGAGCACGTCGATGAATGCCAGTTCGCCGTTGTCATAGGCTCGCTTCACCGCGTCAAAGGCGTCCTCATTCGCCGGAAGCACGTCGCGCCGAAGCCCGAGGGCGGTTGCATGCGCGGCCTTCAACTCCTGCCAGTCCGCATCGAAGGCCGCCTTCAATTCGAGCCTCACCGCACGCAGCGTCTCCCCGGCGCCAAGGGCCTCCTCGCGGGCCGCGCGGATTCTTCCCTGGTTCCGGTTGCGCACCGCAAGTGGTATGGAAACCGACGCCACCAGCGCGGCATCGCTGCCATCCCGGAGAAACCGCAGCCCTCCCCCCACGGAAACATCCTGGCTGGCCATCGACACCTCCACGTCCACCGCCGCCTGGCGGCTTTCGATGGCGGCCCGCTGCAAGGCAACGCGGGGATGCTGGCCCATGCGGGAGAGAAGCATCGATTCGTCCGGCAACGCATCAGGCACGCGCAGCGTCCCCGCAACCTCCAGGGCGTCATCGGGACCGCCACCCCAGATCGCGGCGAGCGCGGTCTGCGCGCCGGACACCAGCGCGCGCGCGCGCACGACCTCTCCGCGTGCGGCCGCGACCGCCGCACGGGCGCGGGCCACATCGATGGTCGACGCGGCCCCGGCCTTTTCGCGCGACTCCGCGGCGGCCAGCGTCTCGACGGCAAGCCGGAGCGGAGCCTCCGCCAGGGCGAGCCTCTGCCTGGCGGCAAGAACCCCGACATAGGCAACTGCCGTGCGTGACAGAATCTCGTTCTGCAGGACCGCCAGTTCCTGCTCCGTCAGTTCACGTTCGCGGTTCGCCAGCGCCACGCGCTTCTGTCGCTTCCCGCCGCGCTCAAGGGTCTGTGTCGCCAGGACTGTGGCTTCGGCTCCGCGAATCCCGCGGACGTCACCGGTGCCGAGCACGTTCTCGAGTGTCGCCTCGATCGTTGGATTCGGCCGGTAGCCGGCCTGCTCGATCAGGGCGTCCGCAGCGAGTCGAGAATGCCGCTGCGCCGACAGGATGGGACTGGCGTCGGTCGCGCGCTGCAACGCATCCGCCAGCGTCAGCGGCGCTCCGGAGCCGGCCAGCGCGGCGCCGAAGCAGGCGCCAAAAAAGAAGGGAAATCTGTAAATTCTATTCATTGAGTCTGAACGTAATCGCCGAAACACAGCACACGAATCACGCATGCTGACACACCGCCGCGCCGGCACCCGCGCCGGCACGGCACTACGGAATCGCCCAACGGTCCGCGCAGGGACCCCGTTCAGGCCAGACTCAACGACGGGGCCCGCGGAGAAAGCGCGGCCCTGCGGTGGAAACTCCAGGAGGGAACCCAATCGAGCGGCTGCTCGACGCCCCCGGCAAATGCCGTGGGTGGCGCCTCTGCAATGGCAGGCTCAAGAATGAACAGATCGCAGAGTATGAAGCTGTCGAGCAACTGCGGGCTGGGAACCTTCACGGACGCGGCCGCCGCGGAGAATGAGTCTCCTTCGGCAAGGTTGCAGCGCTCGTGCGAACTGTCGTTCTGCTCGTCGCAGCACGTATCCCGCCCGCAGGCATCAACATCTGCCAGGACGCCCGCCGCCTCCAGGACGCAGTGCTGCCCGGCCGCCAGCCACACGGCCAGCAGGACAAACGGCAGCAGACGTCGGATCGCCTTCATGGGGCCACAGACAGTCAATACCCGGCAAAATGTCAATTTCCGCCTGAACCACGGTTTGAGCGCCGCAATTGTTCCGTTCATTTCAAGACTCGGACTCGAGCCCCCGTTCAACCACAGATTGCGCGGATTCCACCGATCCTCCCAAACCGGTCACGACGGAGCGTGCCCCTCCAGGTTGTGGAGGACATCCGGTATTCATCCGGTTCCATCCGTGGTCAAACACTCCGACCCGTTCGATCCGCCTCAACCAAGATACTCCGCAAACCCGCGCGTCCATCGCTCCGCATGGCCGCCGGTCGCACACCGTTCGACAAACAGCGCCGCGAGGCCCTGCGTTTCCGCGAGCCGGATCCCCTCCTCCGGACCCATCAGAAAAAGCGCCGTCGCAAAAACATCCGCCTCCATGCAGCTTGGCGCTAGCACGGTCACGCTTTCCAGCTCCAACGGCACCGTGCAGCCCGGCAGCGGGTTGACGATATGCCCAAGCTCTCCGTCGGGGAGGCTGCGCTTCCGCAGCGCGTTTCCTGATGTCGCCAGCGCGAGCTCGCAGACTGCAGCCACGGTGACCGGGAAATCCGCAGCGGCATTCCGCGGTGCCTCGATGGCGCACCACCAGGGATTCCCATCCGGCTTGCATCCCACCCCCCGCGCCTCCCCACCGATTTCCAGAAAGCAATCGCATGCTCCGGCCGCCACGAGCCGCTCGACAGCCAGATCGACCGCATGGCCCTTCGCGATCGAGCAGAGATCAAGCGCGTATCCGCCCGGTTGATACACGGCCCCCTTTTCCCCATCAATCCTCACGCGCGCATGCCCGGTGAACGATCGAGCCACCAACGCCGCCCGCGA encodes:
- a CDS encoding efflux RND transporter permease subunit, with amino-acid sequence MLNRMILWSLSNRAIILGVSVILLALGVRSGLKLPVEVLPDLTKPTVVILTEAPGLAPEEVEVRVTQPLESALLGVAGLTRLRSNSDVALSLVYAEFGWDTDVYKARVLVQERLQSARESLPEGVEPFMTPVASLMGEILLVGVRSTIKEGEPGYLSPAEVRSIADWTIKRRLQSVPGIAEILNMGGGIRRIEVQPDPYRLQAHGVSLAELEQAIRESASTTTGGFIDSGPTEIMVRNLAMTTDPSAIARTVIKQSNGRNVTIGDVAGVEWGIEPMRGDASVSVAPEKTPTHGVIMSITKSPGFDTRGLTGEIRNALAELKPGLPAGVETVLLFQQKDFIDHAIGNLKEAIRDGAIMVTVVLFVFLLNFRTTFISLMAIPMSFAITLLTFQWMGLTVNSMTLGGLAVAIGMVVDDAIVNVENVFRRLRENAATVEPRPRLEVIGSASTEVRNSILYATVLVILVFLPLLGLSGVEGRLFAPIAIATIISMVASFVVSLTVIPVLCSLLLRPKAGRKHPDGALVRGMKRVLRATFLRLALDLPVPVLAIVAIGVAAALMLYPRMGKDFLPAFREETALIAVTSAPGTSLPEMNRISDVLEQQILAVPEVRKVGRRLGRAERGDHVVPVSTVEFDVDFRTEEGSAVGVRSRKQILDDLRARLHSVPGVFSVIGGPLADRIGHMLSGVSAPVAIKIFGPNLDELRRIGTEIQSVAAKIPGFEDAKLDQQSTIPQLRIEPDRIRSVSYGVTPGAINEQVGALVGGREIAELREGQRSLSLVLRLPAEWRDTPERISELPVETQSGRRLPLALVADVREAKGPNVIFRENSQRRFTVAIKPTARDVGALVERLQAGVRQEVKLPEGYFVTYEGEFQAQQEATVRIAVFSSVVFLVILFLLQGFFRSLSLALQVMLNIPLALVGGLVFTWLKVDNISIATLMGFIAVGGVAARNGIMMISHYLHLMRHEGERFTREMVVRGTLERMAPVLMTALSAGCALIPLVFAADQPGKEILHPVAVVIVGGLVSSTLLNFLITPLIFFHFSRRAAERAVATGAAASQ
- a CDS encoding efflux RND transporter periplasmic adaptor subunit, translating into MKTRILSILISMAAAVNLAQAETAGGKADKIILDETAIRNLRIETVSIEPGDFEETAFALGRIDAMPGRIAAVASRIPGRVTAIAALPGDSIDSGAQILRVESRQPGNPPPVISLTSPIKGMVTELNVRVGDPVEPDRPLAEVCDLAEVFAVARVPEHLAGRIQPGATAHIRIPAIAEGNITGRLLRFGTSADETGGTIDAFFVLPNPQGAIRPGMRVEFSIVLSRRSGVVTVPRSALQGEPASRYVYVKDFDLKNAFIKTPVIVGKENDRFVEIVNGLLPTDEVVTQGAYSLAFVGGGTVSLKAALDAAHGHAHNEDGSEISAGQQKTNAGGQPAAHADHDHEEAHSPFWMIVSGALFVLLLAVSIRRRTASASADEAAAGKPKGE
- a CDS encoding TolC family protein; the protein is MNRIYRFPFFFGACFGAALAGSGAPLTLADALQRATDASPILSAQRHSRLAADALIEQAGYRPNPTIEATLENVLGTGDVRGIRGAEATVLATQTLERGGKRQKRVALANRERELTEQELAVLQNEILSRTAVAYVGVLAARQRLALAEAPLRLAVETLAAAESREKAGAASTIDVARARAAVAAARGEVVRARALVSGAQTALAAIWGGGPDDALEVAGTLRVPDALPDESMLLSRMGQHPRVALQRAAIESRQAAVDVEVSMASQDVSVGGGLRFLRDGSDAALVASVSIPLAVRNRNQGRIRAAREEALGAGETLRAVRLELKAAFDADWQELKAAHATALGLRRDVLPANEDAFDAVKRAYDNGELAFIDVLDAQRTLLTVQRELLEAEASYVIALARIEGLTATRFPGVIELISAQ
- a CDS encoding FAD:protein FMN transferase, which translates into the protein MALLATPGTERRVLVPPKLPASLRRPLRAGRGIWGMSGATMGTYWRARVVENDAVRRHEAETLIREALALVVDCMSPWEPASDLARHREAPADSWVPFREPTLTVLRRALEVAALTRGAYDPTIGRLTDALGFGPGGTEGAVHPASRAALVARSFTGHARVRIDGEKGAVYQPGGYALDLCSIAKGHAVDLAVERLVAAGACDCFLEIGGEARGVGCKPDGNPWWCAIEAPRNAAADFPVTVAAVCELALATSGNALRKRSLPDGELGHIVNPLPGCTVPLELESVTVLAPSCMEADVFATALFLMGPEEGIRLAETQGLAALFVERCATGGHAERWTRGFAEYLG